CTTCCAGCGATTCGGCAGGTGGCCTGGGATTCCTGGGCAGCTGCTTATGGAGAATTTATACCCGAAACAGATCGACGGGTTTTCCATGAATCATATTATGCACCGGAGAAGTTAAAAAATCTTTTTGATTCAAAAATCGTTGAAGGATGTGTCGCCCTTTCTGGTGATAAGATCGTTGGATATAGCAAAACCCATTGGGATATCCATCGGTCTGAGTTTTTTGTTACCTCACTTTATGTTTTACCGCAGTATCAGAAATTAAAACTAGGTAAGCAAATGCTGGAATATGGAATTGAGTCAGCCCGTCAGTATGTAACTGATCGCGTCTGGTTGGGGGTTATGGTTGAGAATAAACCGGCCATTCAATGGTATGTTCGTCAAGGGTTTGTTTTTGTAGAGAATAAACCATTTACCATTGGAAACACAATAATTGATGATTTGATTGGATATAAGCTGATCTAGCTTAGTCCTACCCAAACTGGAGGAATAATACCTATGTTGATATCTGGAATCTCAGGAGTTCGCGGAATCATTGATGATGGATTTGATGTTGAGGTAGTAAAAGTCTATACCCAGGCTTTCGCTCAACTTATGGGAAAAGGACGGATCGTAATTGCCCAGGATAGTCGCCCCTCCGGCGAAATGTTCAAAGAAGTAGTCGAAATGACCCTGAAACGAATGGGCTGTGAGATCATTGATTGTGGTATTTGTCCCACACCAACCGCCCAGCTTATGGTGAAAGATCTGAATGCCAGGGGTGGTATAATTGTAACGGCAAGTCATAACCCCATTGAGTGGAATGCTTTAAAATTTGTTGGTGCTGAAGGCTTATTTCTGGATACAGAGGAACATAAACAGCTTCAAAAAGAATTATCGAAAGTCAATCAAGCAGGACTGACTCAAGCAGAACCTACAGGGAAAGTTACCCTGTTGGAGGACCGCATTGAGCGACATATCATCAATGTCATGAAATTGGATTTGATGAATGTTGAAGCCATTCGTCGTCGTCGTCCTAAGGTGGTGATAGATGCCATTAACGGTGCCGGATCCGAAGCTTTACCAGCCTTTCTGGAACGGATTGGTTGCGAAGTGATCAAAATTAACTGTGATAATGATGGCAATTTTGTCCACACCCCAGAACCCTTACCGGAAAATCTGAATGACCTTAAAATTGAGGTTCATCGACAAAGCGCTGATATTGGCATTGCTACCGATCCGGATGCTGACAGGTTGGCCGTAATTGATGAAAATGGGAAACCACTGGTTGAAGAATATACCCTGGTTCTGGCTGCCTATCATGCTTTGCGAAACACCGCTGAAGGTGACCACCGTCCCATAGTTACAAATCTTAGTACAACCATGGCTCTGGATAAATTAGCAGAACGTTATGGTCGCCAGGTATTACGAACACCGGTGGGCGAAATTCATGTAGCCCGTAGAATGCAACAGCAGGACAGTCTGATTGGGGGCGAAGGGAATGGTGGTGTCATTTTAGCTGAATCTCACCTGGGACGTGATTCGTTGGTTGC
This Candidatus Neomarinimicrobiota bacterium DNA region includes the following protein-coding sequences:
- a CDS encoding N-acetyltransferase — encoded protein: MTLVRPWRKADLPAIRQVAWDSWAAAYGEFIPETDRRVFHESYYAPEKLKNLFDSKIVEGCVALSGDKIVGYSKTHWDIHRSEFFVTSLYVLPQYQKLKLGKQMLEYGIESARQYVTDRVWLGVMVENKPAIQWYVRQGFVFVENKPFTIGNTIIDDLIGYKLI
- the glmM gene encoding phosphoglucosamine mutase; protein product: MLISGISGVRGIIDDGFDVEVVKVYTQAFAQLMGKGRIVIAQDSRPSGEMFKEVVEMTLKRMGCEIIDCGICPTPTAQLMVKDLNARGGIIVTASHNPIEWNALKFVGAEGLFLDTEEHKQLQKELSKVNQAGLTQAEPTGKVTLLEDRIERHIINVMKLDLMNVEAIRRRRPKVVIDAINGAGSEALPAFLERIGCEVIKINCDNDGNFVHTPEPLPENLNDLKIEVHRQSADIGIATDPDADRLAVIDENGKPLVEEYTLVLAAYHALRNTAEGDHRPIVTNLSTTMALDKLAERYGRQVLRTPVGEIHVARRMQQQDSLIGGEGNGGVILAESHLGRDSLVASGLILSLMAETGQSIREIADDLPRYEMVKDRINVQGYQPTEILSALAEKYTSLMPNLEDGVKITWKDRWVHFRASNTEPIIRIFAEGANQTVAASLVNEFKTEIQNLM